A window of the Streptomyces sp. NBC_00250 genome harbors these coding sequences:
- a CDS encoding DUF3885 domain-containing protein encodes MRFHSLPESKRYAEDESEYAVVLERYNTVLDELFAGEDVYVVTPVWATDAEVPPLQPDVGYWQSLLVEDDPDPGFRTYCHLFAVRRPWRSGCLDELLREIADNKVAGVLVTDTQMRRIHHPYDGGADVFLTTHGERDRTRDRHADWLSARPPRRPLPHRRHRVLGPPPLPLPFLLPVSHHVHSGRQGTGLWPVGHVKGVARSGRRA; translated from the coding sequence GTGCGTTTCCACAGCCTGCCGGAGTCGAAGCGATACGCAGAGGACGAGAGCGAATACGCCGTCGTACTGGAGCGGTACAACACCGTCCTCGATGAGTTGTTCGCCGGCGAGGACGTCTACGTGGTCACCCCGGTGTGGGCGACCGACGCCGAGGTTCCGCCACTCCAGCCCGATGTGGGCTATTGGCAGAGCTTGCTGGTCGAGGACGATCCTGACCCGGGGTTTCGTACCTACTGTCACCTCTTCGCCGTCCGCCGGCCCTGGCGAAGTGGCTGCCTCGACGAGCTGCTCCGTGAGATCGCGGACAACAAGGTGGCGGGAGTGCTGGTCACCGACACCCAGATGCGGCGCATCCATCACCCCTACGACGGCGGCGCCGATGTCTTCCTCACTACGCACGGAGAACGGGATCGGACGCGCGATCGGCATGCCGACTGGCTTTCCGCGCGACCTCCGCGACGACCGCTGCCGCACCGTCGACACCGGGTCCTGGGGCCACCACCGCTGCCCCTCCCGTTTCTGCTGCCCGTCTCCCACCACGTCCACAGCGGAAGACAGGGCACCGGCCTGTGGCCGGTCGGACACGTCAAAGGCGTTGCGCGGTCCGGCCGCCGCGCATGA
- a CDS encoding allene oxide cyclase barrel-like domain-containing protein: protein MRPIRAACLGTATALATLLACAPLAAAAATDSADAKGKHKVITLTGRLAEQTRFPVNPGGSPAQGDRTVFRSILFDQNGKEVGETGGTCSTTRVDNGGAEVCVVTYTLPGGQISVQGMLFGILNPGPPPSFDNGITGGTGEYDRARGSVHADTIAPGTRRFTIDLY from the coding sequence ATGCGCCCCATCAGAGCAGCCTGTCTCGGAACGGCCACTGCGCTGGCCACCCTTCTCGCCTGCGCCCCTCTCGCGGCCGCTGCCGCGACCGACTCGGCCGACGCCAAGGGCAAGCACAAGGTCATCACACTCACCGGTCGGCTCGCGGAACAGACGCGCTTCCCCGTCAACCCCGGCGGCAGCCCCGCCCAGGGCGATCGGACCGTCTTCCGCTCGATCCTCTTCGACCAGAACGGCAAGGAGGTCGGTGAAACCGGCGGCACCTGCTCCACCACCCGGGTCGACAACGGCGGAGCGGAGGTGTGCGTGGTGACCTACACCCTCCCGGGCGGCCAGATCTCGGTGCAGGGGATGCTCTTCGGCATTCTCAACCCGGGCCCGCCCCCGTCGTTCGACAACGGGATCACCGGCGGCACTGGGGAATACGACCGGGCTCGTGGTTCGGTGCACGCCGACACGATCGCTCCGGGTACGAGGCGCTTCACGATCGACCTCTACTGA
- a CDS encoding helix-turn-helix domain-containing protein, which produces MCATESPDWTTVDVAVPRKSERLPGIRMAGFGARVPATPVDIAMVAHPSVTLFVDLSEGDGPVYDARGHRERGSVVVGLLPGDLRVSGPTAEAYQYLQIRLSPVVAAAVLGASTELVGAVVPLADVWGRDAGRTEDRLRAASSWDERFTIVADVLGRRLDARPPLDPEVAAAWWRIRAGRGQVRVDGLADEVGWSRQRLWSRFRSQVGLTPKRAAQLVRFDHAAHLLAAGGAAARVAAASGYADQSHLHREVKAFTGVTPIALAAAPWLAIDDVAWPTSFADPPPSSCALRQVPSK; this is translated from the coding sequence ATGTGCGCCACTGAGTCACCTGACTGGACAACAGTGGACGTCGCCGTCCCACGGAAGTCAGAGCGACTTCCCGGTATCAGAATGGCCGGGTTCGGTGCACGTGTCCCGGCGACGCCCGTGGACATCGCCATGGTCGCGCACCCATCAGTCACCCTGTTCGTCGATCTCAGCGAGGGGGACGGGCCCGTCTACGACGCCCGCGGCCACCGCGAACGCGGCAGCGTGGTCGTCGGACTGCTCCCGGGAGACCTTCGGGTCAGCGGACCGACGGCCGAGGCATACCAGTACCTCCAGATTCGGTTGTCGCCGGTCGTGGCAGCCGCAGTGCTCGGCGCATCGACCGAGCTCGTCGGGGCGGTGGTACCTCTGGCAGACGTCTGGGGTCGCGACGCCGGGCGCACCGAGGACAGACTGCGCGCCGCCTCGTCGTGGGACGAGCGGTTCACGATCGTGGCGGATGTCCTCGGCCGACGGCTGGATGCCCGCCCACCGCTCGATCCGGAGGTCGCTGCCGCCTGGTGGCGGATACGCGCCGGCCGGGGACAGGTGCGGGTCGACGGTCTGGCGGACGAGGTGGGATGGAGCCGTCAGCGCCTCTGGTCCCGCTTCCGGTCCCAGGTCGGCCTCACCCCCAAGCGGGCCGCGCAGCTGGTGCGCTTCGACCACGCCGCTCACCTTCTCGCGGCCGGTGGCGCCGCTGCCCGGGTAGCGGCCGCAAGTGGCTACGCCGATCAGTCCCACCTTCACCGCGAGGTCAAGGCGTTCACCGGGGTGACACCGATCGCCCTAGCCGCTGCGCCGTGGCTCGCGATCGACGATGTCGCATGGCCGACTTCGTTCGCCGACCCGCCGCCGTCATCGTGTGCGCTCCGTCAGGTCCCTTCGAAGTGA
- a CDS encoding subtilase-type protease inhibitor produces the protein MLRRSVAVSASALLCLAGTAGVAEARTESLYAPSAVVLSIGKGTDASSATVLRAVTLSCAPTAGGTHPAPEAACAELKATSEDGAFAGLLASPEPDRMCPQHFDPVTVTVDGVWEGSRTSWQYTFANACAMGVTLNGGAAFAF, from the coding sequence ATGCTTCGTCGTTCCGTCGCAGTCTCCGCGTCCGCTCTCCTGTGTCTCGCCGGCACCGCCGGTGTCGCGGAAGCCCGGACCGAAAGTCTGTACGCGCCCTCCGCCGTCGTGCTGAGCATCGGCAAGGGCACCGACGCGAGTTCGGCCACCGTCCTGCGGGCGGTCACGCTCAGCTGTGCGCCGACCGCCGGCGGAACGCACCCCGCCCCCGAGGCCGCCTGCGCCGAGCTCAAGGCCACGTCCGAGGACGGCGCCTTCGCGGGGCTGCTGGCCTCGCCGGAGCCGGACCGCATGTGCCCGCAGCACTTCGACCCCGTCACCGTCACCGTGGACGGAGTGTGGGAGGGGTCCCGCACGTCCTGGCAGTACACCTTCGCCAACGCTTGCGCCATGGGCGTCACCCTGAACGGAGGAGCGGCCTTCGCGTTCTGA
- a CDS encoding 2'-5' RNA ligase family protein translates to MADKGGTAYQAGQTGLIVRIPEAESAVRRWREQLDPSAQAGVPAHVTVLFPFLDESRTDSGVHSALADVMGSHHAFDLRFERCGRFPGVSYLVPEPDAQLRQLTQAIADRWPEAPPYGGRFTEIVPHLTIAQGQKDAVLEKIEADLAGGLPFTSHVSSVELIAYDGTNWKERASFALSQ, encoded by the coding sequence ATGGCAGACAAAGGTGGTACTGCGTACCAGGCAGGCCAGACCGGGCTCATCGTCCGGATCCCCGAGGCGGAGTCCGCTGTCCGGCGGTGGCGTGAACAGTTGGACCCCTCAGCCCAGGCCGGGGTTCCAGCACATGTCACCGTGCTCTTCCCGTTTCTCGACGAGAGCCGAACGGATTCGGGCGTCCACTCCGCTCTCGCGGACGTGATGGGAAGTCACCATGCCTTTGACCTGCGGTTCGAGAGGTGTGGACGGTTCCCGGGGGTGTCGTATCTCGTTCCCGAGCCCGACGCCCAGTTGCGGCAGCTCACCCAGGCGATCGCTGATCGATGGCCCGAGGCCCCTCCGTACGGGGGACGGTTCACCGAGATCGTCCCGCACCTGACCATTGCTCAAGGCCAGAAAGATGCCGTCCTTGAGAAGATCGAGGCCGATCTCGCCGGAGGGCTCCCGTTCACCTCGCACGTCTCGTCGGTTGAACTCATCGCGTACGACGGCACGAACTGGAAGGAAAGAGCGTCATTCGCACTCTCGCAATGA
- a CDS encoding bestrophin-like domain yields METAEYAPEAQHAQIQSAAVCYARAVRTQEWSAMADGKGSPAPSVWSADFRTTFRTLDGKPVFGMLIAADNKRSDEREELLTQATASIPSAILWFLLATPTITVVALGVCLPHRNNRGQLITLVVITALLTTALCIIRDVDRPFGGIINVDPVATTEAERQATRDFTANHPASELPCDAEGNRRAA; encoded by the coding sequence GTGGAGACCGCCGAGTACGCGCCCGAGGCCCAGCACGCACAGATCCAGTCCGCCGCCGTCTGCTACGCACGCGCCGTCCGCACCCAGGAATGGTCGGCCATGGCAGACGGCAAAGGCTCCCCGGCGCCGAGCGTCTGGTCGGCGGACTTCCGCACAACCTTCCGAACGCTGGATGGCAAGCCGGTCTTCGGCATGCTGATCGCCGCCGACAACAAACGCTCCGACGAACGCGAGGAACTCCTCACCCAGGCCACCGCCAGCATCCCCAGCGCCATCCTCTGGTTCCTCCTCGCCACCCCGACCATCACCGTGGTCGCCCTCGGCGTCTGTCTGCCCCACAGGAACAACCGAGGCCAACTGATCACCCTCGTGGTGATCACCGCCTTGCTCACGACCGCCCTGTGCATCATCCGGGACGTCGACCGCCCCTTCGGCGGCATCATCAACGTCGATCCGGTCGCGACCACCGAGGCCGAACGGCAGGCCACCCGGGACTTCACGGCCAACCACCCGGCCTCCGAGCTGCCCTGCGACGCCGAGGGCAACCGCCGGGCCGCCTGA